The nucleotide window AAGAAATTCGACGGCCTCGTCAAGGAAGCCAAACGCACCACCGATCAGGCCAAGCGCACCGAACTGTACAAACAGGCGCAACACGTCCTCAAAGATGCTGTTCCAATGACACCTATCGCTCACTCGACGGTGTTCCAACCCATGCGCGCCAACGTGCAGGACTTCAAGATCAGCCCATTCGGCTTGAACTCCTTCTACGGCGTCAGCGTCAGCAAATAAGAAAAAGCAGCGGCGACGTTTTCAGCGTCGCCGCTGCTTTTTTCTGCCCAGAAGCTAGGAATTTGCCTACATCCAAATCCGCTGTCTGACGCAGCCAGGGGTTAGGACGCGTTGCCTTTTCCTACGAGTCTTTAGGACTCAGCGCATTTACTGCCAGACCCACGGCACCTACCGTCGGGTTCTGACCAGTGACTGCGTGGGCTATCGGTTTGCTGCCCCGTATTGGTTTGAGCTCAATGCAGCCACAACGTCCCCGGACGGGATCCCGGCGCATTGAATAACACTACAAAAAGAGGGAGCGTCATGCGCCATACCTTGGTTTTATCCGCATTGCTGGGCACCGGCCTGCTGGCCGCCACTTCCATCAGCCAGGCCGCCAACAACAGCCTGGTGTTCTGCTCCGAAGGCAGCCCCGCCGGTTTCGATACCGCGCAGTACACCACTGCGACCGATAACGACGCCGCTGAGCCGCTGTACAACCGATTGGCAGAGTTTGAAAAAGGCGCCACCAACGTCGTACCAGGCCTGGCAACGAACTGGGATATTTCCGAGGACGGTCTCAAGTACACCTTTCACCTGCGCGAAGGGGTGAAATTTCACACGACCAAATACTTCACGCCGACCCGCGACTTCAACGCCGACGACGTGCTGTTCACGTTCAATCGCATGCTCGATCCGCAGCAACCCTTCCGTAAGGCTTATCCGACCGAGTTCCCGTATTTCAACGGCATGAGCCTGAACAAGAACATCGCCAAGGTCGAGAAGACCGGGCCGCTGACCGTGGTGATGACGCTCAACAGCGTCGACGCCGCGTTCATCCAGAACATCGCCATGAGCTTCGCCGCCATCCTGTCCGCCGAGTACGCCGACAAACTGCTCGCCGAAGGCAAGCCGAGCGACATCAACCAGAAGCCGATCGGCACCGGGCCGTTCGTGTTCAAGAGCTATCAGAAAGACGCCAACATCCGTTACAGCGGCAACAAGCAGTACTGGGACCCGAGCCGGGTCAAGCTCGACAACCTGATTTTCGCCATCAACACCGACGCCTCGGTGCGCGTGCAGAAACTCAAGGCCAACGAATGCCAGATTACCCTGCACCCGCGCCCCGCCGACGTGACCGCGCTGAAGAACGACCCGACCCTCAAGCTCATCGAGAAGCCCGGCTTCAACCTCGGCTACATCGCCTATAACGTGCGCCACAAACCGTTCGACCAGCTCGAAGTGCGCCAGGCACTGGACATGGCGGTGAACAAACAAGGCATTCTCAACGCTGTCTACCAAGGTGCCGGTCAACTGGCGGTCAACGCCATGCCGCCGACCCAATGGTCCTACGACGAAACGATTAAAGACGCCGCCTACAACCCGGAAAAAGCCAAGGAACTGCTCAAGGCTGCCGGCGTCAAGGAAGGCACCGAGATCACCCTTTGGGCCATGCCGGTTCAGCGTCCGTACAACCCCAATGCCAAGCTGATGGCCGAAATGCTCCAGGCGGATTGGGCGAAGATCGGCCTCAAGGTCAAGATCGTCAGCTACGAATGGGGCGAGTACATCAAGCGCACCAAGAACGGCGAGCACGACATCAGCCTGATCGGCTGGACCGGTGACAACGGCGACCCGGACAACTGGCTCGGCACGCTCTACAGCTGCGACGCCATTGGCGGCAACAACTACTCCATGTGGTGTGATCCAGCCTACGACAAGCTGATCAAGCAGGCCAAAGTCGTCACCGATCGCGACCAGCGCACCGTGCTCTACAAACAGGCGCAACAGTACCTCAAGCAGCAGGTGCCGATCACGCCAGTCGCCCATTCAACGGTTAACCAGCCGTTGAGCGCCAAAATCGAAGGATTCAAGGTGAGTCCTTTCGGTCGCAACGTGTTCTCGGGTGTCAGTATCGACCAATAACCCATTAGCCAGAAACGCTGGGGGCGGATTCCGCCCTCACGCAAGCGTATTGCCGTAATTCGTCAATCTGGCCTGTAGCAAACGTTTGCGATGCCTTGAATGTGTTCTGAACCAAATAGCCGGATCACCCAAAAAGACCGGCATTAAAAAAGAAAGAAAGGAGCTTCACCCATGAAACTGAGCAGCACCGCGTTATTGGCCTTGGCCATCAGCAGCGTGACCGCCACGGCGTACGCAGAATCCCAGAGCCAGGCGTTCACCCCGGTTACCGTGAAAGAGAAAAGCGCCCAAAGCGAAGCCACTGGTTTTGTCGAAGGCCAGTCGATCACCGGCAGCACGCGTAACTGGTACGCCAACGAGCATTTCAAGCGGGGTGCGACACTCAACTACCGTCAGAATGGTGAAACGCGCCAGACTGACCGTCGCATCAACTGGCTGCAAGGCACAATCATCAAGTACAACTCGGGGTTCACTGAAGGCACCGTCGGCTTCAGCACCGAAGTAGCGGCCTACAACGCCATTGCCCTGGATCGTGATCGCAAGGATCTGGCGTCCAACAACGGCGGTGCGCCGACCACGCGTCCTGGCGCGGGTAACAACCGTACGCTGACCAAAGAAGGCGGCGACGCCGTCGGCCAGTGGAGCAAACTGGGCCTGGCCAACGTCAAGGCCCGTATCTCCAACACCACGCTGACCGCCGGTCGCCAGAACTTCAGCAGCCCGCAGGTAGACGTTATCGGTAACCGTGCCCTGCCTTCGAGCTTCGAAGGTGTGACCCTGCACAGCGAAGAGCTGGAGAACCTGTCCTTCGACCTCGGCACCTTCGACCGCAACTCACCGCGTACCGAACAAAGCCAGCGCAAGTTCCGTTCCGAATACGGCGACACCAATGCCGAGGCCGATCACGTCCACACTGCCGGTATCACCTACCAGCCGTTCGCCAGCCTGACCACCAGCCTTTGGGGCACCCAGGCTGAAGACTTGTGGAATCAGTACTACTTCGGCGCCACCCATGTACTGGGCGACAGCCAGGTCCTGAGCCTGACCACCGGCCTGAACTACTACAAAACCGTGGATGAAGGTAAAGCCAAGCTCGGCCAGATCGACAACGACACCTACTCCCTGTCGTTCGGCCTGACCCACCAGGCCCACAGCCTGACCTTCTCGTACCAGGAAGTGAACGGTAACGAGTACTTCGACTACCTGCACGAAACCAACGGCATCTACCTGGCCAACTCCCTGCTGTCGGACTTCAACGGCCCGAACGAGAAGTCCTTCCAGATCGCCTACGGCCTGAACATGGCCGAATACGGCGTGCCAGGCCTGAAGTTCAACATCTACCAGGCTCGCGGCTGGGGTATCGACGGTACTCACTACAACAGCACCGGCTACACCGATGTGAAGGCGATGGACGGCGAGCACCACTATGAATACGGCATCGGTGCTTCGTACGCCGTGCAGAGCGGCCCACTCAAGGCCACCGCTATCCGTGCGACGTACACCGCGCACCGTGCCAGCGAAAACCAGGCGGACGGCAGCCTCAACGAGTTCCGTCTCGTGACCACCATCCCGTTCAACATTTTGTAAAACCCATGCCTGCGGCTGACTCATGACGAGTCGGCCGCCTGGCTTTTCCGTTCAACCGATTGCAGAGGGCTCTAGATGAAAATGCTTCCCCTACGAGCAGCCATCGCTGCCGCGTTGCTGAGTGTCGCCGTTGGCGTCTCGGCCAAACCCTTGGTGGTCTGTACCGAAGCCAGCCCGGAAGGCTTCGATATGGTCCAGTACACGACTGCAGTCACAGCCGATGCGGTGGCCGAAACCATCTTCAATCGTCTGGCGGACTTCAAGCCCGGCACCACTGAAGTGATCCCGGCACTGGCCGAGTCCTGGGACATCAGCGACGACGGTCTGACCTACACATTCCACCTGCGCAAAGGCGTCAAGTTTCACACCACCGACTACTTCAAGCCGACTCGCGACATGAATGCCGACGATGTGGTCTGGAGCTTCCAGCGCCAGCTGGACCCGAATCATCCATGGCACAAGAAATCGAGCGTGGGCTTCCCGTACTTTGAAAGCATGGGCTTCAAGGAACTGCTCAAAAGCGTCGAGAAAGTCGACGACAATACGGTCAAATTCAACCTGACCCGCCGTGAAGCGCCGTTCCTGGCCGACATCGCCATGGCCTTCTCCTCGATCTACTCCGCCGAGTACGCCGATCAGTTGCTCAAGGCCGACAAGACCGGCGACCTGAACAACAAGCCAGTCGGCACCGGCCCGTTTGTCTTCCAGCGTTACGCCAAAGACGCTCAGGTCCGCTTCAAGGCCAACCCGGACTACTTCCGTGGCAAGCCACCGGCTGACGCGCTGGTGCTGGCGATTGCCACCGACAACAACGTACGCCTGCAAAAGCTCAAGGCCAACGAGTGCCAGATCGCGCTGTATCCGAAACCGGATGACATCCCGAGCATCAAGAAAGACGCCAACCTGAAGGTCGATGAACTGAACGCGATGACCGTTTCCTATATCGCCATGAACACCACCCACAAGTACATGAGTGATGTGCGGGTGCGCAAAGCGATCGACATCGCGTTCGACAAAGAAGCTTATGTCAACGCGCTGTTCGGCAAAGGCAATGCGACAGTGGCGGTCAACCCCTACCCGGACACCCTTCTGGGCTACAACCATAAACTGACCAACCCGCCTCGCGACCTCGACAAGGCTCGCGCCCTGCTCAAGGAAGCCGGTGTACCGGATGGCACCACGTTCACCCTGTTCACCCGTAACGGCGGCGGCACGACCAACCCGAACCCGATGCTCGGTGCGCAGATGATGCAGGCCGACCTGGCCAAGGTCGGGATCAAGGTCGATATTCGTGTCATGGAATGGGGCGAAATGCTCAAGCGCGCGAAAAACGGCGAGCACGATATGGTGTCCGCTGGATGGGCTGGCGATAACGGTGACCCGGATAATTTCCTGACGCCTATGCTCAGTTGTGAGGCGGCCAAGAACGGCGAAAACTACGCTCGCTGGTGCAATGAAAAGTTCCAGGCGCTGATCGACGAAGCGAGGGCTAAAGTGAACCCGGACGAACGCGCGGCGCTCTACGAACAGGCCCAGGCCATTTTCAACCAGGACCAGCCATGGATCAGCATGGCGCACACCCGCATGTTCACTGCAATGCGCACCAATGTAGAGGGCTATCAAATTAGCCCCCTCACCACTAATAACTTCGCCACCACCCAGGTGAAGTAGATAAAAAACGCCCGGCATCGCTGACCCCAGCGCCGCCGGGCACGCCTAACCGGCTGATGAGGTACAACACACGATGTTTAGTTTTATTGCCCGCCGACTGGGATTACTGATCCCCACGTTCTTCGGCATCACCTTGCTGACTTTCGCGTTGATCCGCATGATTCCTGGCGACCCCGTAGAAGTGATGATGGGAGAACGTCGGGTCGACCCCGAAATGCATGCTCAGGCAATGGAACGCCTAGGTCTGAACAAACCGCTGTATGCCCAATACCTGGATTACATTGGCAAACTGGCCCACGGCGATCTCGGCGAATCCCTGCGTACCCGTGAAAGCGTGTGGAGTGAATTCAAGGTGTTGTTCCCGGCCACCTTCGAGCTGTCGATGGCGGCCCTGTTATTTGCCGGAGTCCTCGGACTGCTGGCCGGTGTAATCGCCGCGTTGAAGCGAGGATCCCTGTTCGACCATGGGGTCATGGGCATCTCCCTCACGGGATACTCGATGCCGATCTTCTGGTGGGGCCTGATCCTGATTATGTTCTTCTCGGTCAGCCTGGGTTGGACGCCGGTCTCCGGGCAGAACGACTTGTTGATCGACGTGGAGCGCAAAACCCATTTCATGCTGATCGACACCTGGCTCAGCGATGAACCGGGCGCGCTACTCGACTACCTGCATCACTTGATCCTGCCGGCCATCGTGCTGGGCACCATTCCGCTAGCGGTGATTGCCCGGATGACCCGTTCCTCCATGCTTGAAGTGCTGCGTGAGGACTACATCCGCACCGCTCGGGCCAAAGGCCTGTCGCCGGCACGCGTCGTGTTTGTCCATGGCCTGCGCAACGCGTTGATTCCGGTGCTGACCGTGGTCGGCCTGCAAGTCGGCACACTGCTGGCTGGCGCTGTTCTGACCGAAACGATCTTCTCCTGGCCCGGCATCGGCAAATGGCTGATCGAAGCCATCGGCGCCCGGGACTATCCCGTCGTGCAAAACGGCATCTTGTTGATTGCCTGCATCGTGATCCTGGTTAACTTCGTGGTGGATATCCTCTACGGCTTTGCCAACCCACGCATTCGTCACCAGCGCTGAGGTAAATACCCATGAGCACTCCAACTTCCTCAGCAGTCACGTCTACCTCCGCCGTGGATCAAAGCCTGCTGTATCCATCACCGTACAAAGAGTTCTGGCATGCATTTTCGAAGAATAAAGGCGCCGTGGCCGGCCTGATGTTCTTCACCCTGATTGTGTTCT belongs to Pseudomonas sp. B21-015 and includes:
- a CDS encoding ABC transporter substrate-binding protein; amino-acid sequence: MRHTLVLSALLGTGLLAATSISQAANNSLVFCSEGSPAGFDTAQYTTATDNDAAEPLYNRLAEFEKGATNVVPGLATNWDISEDGLKYTFHLREGVKFHTTKYFTPTRDFNADDVLFTFNRMLDPQQPFRKAYPTEFPYFNGMSLNKNIAKVEKTGPLTVVMTLNSVDAAFIQNIAMSFAAILSAEYADKLLAEGKPSDINQKPIGTGPFVFKSYQKDANIRYSGNKQYWDPSRVKLDNLIFAINTDASVRVQKLKANECQITLHPRPADVTALKNDPTLKLIEKPGFNLGYIAYNVRHKPFDQLEVRQALDMAVNKQGILNAVYQGAGQLAVNAMPPTQWSYDETIKDAAYNPEKAKELLKAAGVKEGTEITLWAMPVQRPYNPNAKLMAEMLQADWAKIGLKVKIVSYEWGEYIKRTKNGEHDISLIGWTGDNGDPDNWLGTLYSCDAIGGNNYSMWCDPAYDKLIKQAKVVTDRDQRTVLYKQAQQYLKQQVPITPVAHSTVNQPLSAKIEGFKVSPFGRNVFSGVSIDQ
- a CDS encoding OprD family porin, whose amino-acid sequence is MKLSSTALLALAISSVTATAYAESQSQAFTPVTVKEKSAQSEATGFVEGQSITGSTRNWYANEHFKRGATLNYRQNGETRQTDRRINWLQGTIIKYNSGFTEGTVGFSTEVAAYNAIALDRDRKDLASNNGGAPTTRPGAGNNRTLTKEGGDAVGQWSKLGLANVKARISNTTLTAGRQNFSSPQVDVIGNRALPSSFEGVTLHSEELENLSFDLGTFDRNSPRTEQSQRKFRSEYGDTNAEADHVHTAGITYQPFASLTTSLWGTQAEDLWNQYYFGATHVLGDSQVLSLTTGLNYYKTVDEGKAKLGQIDNDTYSLSFGLTHQAHSLTFSYQEVNGNEYFDYLHETNGIYLANSLLSDFNGPNEKSFQIAYGLNMAEYGVPGLKFNIYQARGWGIDGTHYNSTGYTDVKAMDGEHHYEYGIGASYAVQSGPLKATAIRATYTAHRASENQADGSLNEFRLVTTIPFNIL
- a CDS encoding ABC transporter substrate-binding protein; the encoded protein is MKMLPLRAAIAAALLSVAVGVSAKPLVVCTEASPEGFDMVQYTTAVTADAVAETIFNRLADFKPGTTEVIPALAESWDISDDGLTYTFHLRKGVKFHTTDYFKPTRDMNADDVVWSFQRQLDPNHPWHKKSSVGFPYFESMGFKELLKSVEKVDDNTVKFNLTRREAPFLADIAMAFSSIYSAEYADQLLKADKTGDLNNKPVGTGPFVFQRYAKDAQVRFKANPDYFRGKPPADALVLAIATDNNVRLQKLKANECQIALYPKPDDIPSIKKDANLKVDELNAMTVSYIAMNTTHKYMSDVRVRKAIDIAFDKEAYVNALFGKGNATVAVNPYPDTLLGYNHKLTNPPRDLDKARALLKEAGVPDGTTFTLFTRNGGGTTNPNPMLGAQMMQADLAKVGIKVDIRVMEWGEMLKRAKNGEHDMVSAGWAGDNGDPDNFLTPMLSCEAAKNGENYARWCNEKFQALIDEARAKVNPDERAALYEQAQAIFNQDQPWISMAHTRMFTAMRTNVEGYQISPLTTNNFATTQVK
- a CDS encoding ABC transporter permease subunit, producing the protein MFSFIARRLGLLIPTFFGITLLTFALIRMIPGDPVEVMMGERRVDPEMHAQAMERLGLNKPLYAQYLDYIGKLAHGDLGESLRTRESVWSEFKVLFPATFELSMAALLFAGVLGLLAGVIAALKRGSLFDHGVMGISLTGYSMPIFWWGLILIMFFSVSLGWTPVSGQNDLLIDVERKTHFMLIDTWLSDEPGALLDYLHHLILPAIVLGTIPLAVIARMTRSSMLEVLREDYIRTARAKGLSPARVVFVHGLRNALIPVLTVVGLQVGTLLAGAVLTETIFSWPGIGKWLIEAIGARDYPVVQNGILLIACIVILVNFVVDILYGFANPRIRHQR